A DNA window from Rhinolophus sinicus isolate RSC01 linkage group LG10, ASM3656204v1, whole genome shotgun sequence contains the following coding sequences:
- the GJC2 gene encoding gap junction gamma-2 protein, whose protein sequence is MTNMSWSFLTRLLEEIHHHSTFVGKVWLTVLVVFRIVLTAVGGESIYSDEQTKFTCNTRQPGCDNVCYDAFAPLSHVRFWVFQIVVISTPSVMYLGYAVHRLARAAQDERRRAPRRRPGPRALLPIPLQSHPSWPEPTNLGEEEPMLGLGEEDEEPGAAEGMGEEDEIEDVGAAKGAGGDAKTAGTPGPNGPHDGRRRIQREGLMRVYVAQLVARAAFEVAFLVGQYLLYGFEVPPFFPCSRQPCPHVVDCFVSRPTEKTVFLLVMYVVSCLCLLLNLCEMAHLGLGSAQDAVRARRPAPTALSPALRPPPCLPPAAPAGLACPPDYSLVVRAAERAGAHDQELASMALRSLRDGQAPRDRDSPLCPGLPGASRGRPRPGAPPSGSGSATSGGTGGGQGRSGAKPRAGSEKGSASSREGKTTVWI, encoded by the coding sequence ATGACCAACATGAGCTGGAGCTTCCTGACGCGGCTGCTGGAGGAGATCCACCACCACTCCACGTTCGTGGGTAAGGTATGGCTCACGGTGCTTGTGGTCTTCCGCATCGTGCTCACGGCTGTGGGAGGAGAGTCTATCTACTCCGACGAGCAGACCAAGTTCACGTGCAACACGCGCCAGCCAGGCTGTGACAACGTCTGCTACGATGCCTTTGCGCCCCTGTCCCACGTGCGCTTCTGGGTGTTCCAGATCGTGGTCATTTCCACGCCCTCCGTCATGTACCTCGGCTACGCCGTGCACCGCCTAGCCCGCGCTGCGCAGGATGAGCGCCGTCGCGCGCCCCGCCGCCGCCCCGGGCCCCGTGCGCTGCTACCGATACCCTTGCAGTCCCACCCCAGCTGGCCTGAGCCCACCAACCTGGGAGAAGAGGAGCCCATGCTGGGCCTGGGTGAGGAGGATGAGGAGCCAGGGGCAGCTGAGGGCATGGGAGAGGAGGACGAGATCGAGGACGTGGGCGCGGCCAAGGGCGCCGGCGGGGACGCTAAGACGGCGGGGACCCCGGGTCCCAATGGGCCACACGACGGGCGGAGGCGCATCCAGCGCGAGGGCCTAATGCGTGTGTACGTGGCCCAACTGGTGGCACGGGCTGCTTTCGAGGTGGCCTTCCTGGTGGGCCAGTACCTGCTGTACGGCTTTGAGGTGCCGCCCTTCTTCCCATGCAGCCGCCAGCCTTGCCCGCACGTGGTCGACTGCTTCGTGTCGAGACCCACGGAAAAGACGGTCTTCCTGCTGGTCATGTACGTGGTCAGCTGCCTCTGCCTGCTGCTCAACCTCTGCGAGATGGCGCACCTGGGACTGGGCAGCGCACAGGACGCCGTGCGCGCCCGTCGCCCCGCTCCCACCGCCCTTAGTCCCGCGCTGCGCCCGCCGCCCTGCCTGCCTCCCGCAGCGCCGGCGGGCCTGGCCTGTCCGCCTGACTACAGCCTGGTGGTGCGCGCGGCAGAGCGTGCGGGCGCCCACGACCAAGAGCTGGCTAGTATGGCGCTGCGGTCGCTGCGGGATGGGCAGGCGCCCAGGGACCGCGACAGCCCGCTCTGTCCAGGCCTCCCCGGGGCCTCTCGGGGGCGCCCGAGGCCCGGTGCGCCACCTTCAGGATCTGGCAGTGCTACGTCGGGGGGCACGGGCGGGGGCCAGGGCCGGTCCGGCGCTAAGCCCAGGGCGGGCTCGGAGAAGGGCAGTGCCAGCAGCAGGGAGGGGAAGACCACGGTATGGATCTGA
- the GUK1 gene encoding guanylate kinase isoform X4, translating to MSGPRPVVLSGPSGTGKSTLLKRLLQEHSGIFGFSVSHYYFVTREVMQRDIAAGDFIEHAEFSGNLYGTSKAAVHAVQAMNRICVLDVDLQGVRNIKKTDLRPIYIFVQPPSLDILEQRLRQRNTETEESLAKRLAAARADMESSKEPGLFDLVIVNDSLDKAYWALKEALSEEIKKAQGTGHS from the exons ATGTCAGGACCAAGGCCTGTCGTCCTGAGCGGACCGTCGGGCACTGGGAAGAGCACCCTGCTCAAGAGACTCCTGCAGGAGCACAGCGGCATCTTTGGGTTCAGCGTGTCCC ATTACTACTTTGTGACCAGGGAGGTGATGCAGCGGGACATTGCCGCCGGAGACTTCATCGAGCACGCTGAGTTCTCAGGAAACCTGTATGGGACCAG caAAGCGGCTGTGCACGCCGTGCAGGCCATGAACCGCATCTGCGTGCTGGACGTGGACCTCCAGGGTGTGCGCAACATCAAGAAGACCGATCTGCGGCCCATCTACATCTTTGTGCAGCCACCCTCGCTTGATAtcctg GAGCAGCGCCTGCGACAGAGGaacacagagacagaggagagtCTGGCCAAGCGGCTGGCCGCTGCCCGGGCAGACATGGAAAGCA gcaaGGAGCCCGGCCTGTTTGACCTGGTCATCGTCAACGACAGCCTGGACAAGGCCTACTGGGCTCTGAAGGAGGCACTATCCGAG GAAATCAAGAAGGCTCAAGGGACAGGCCACTCTTGA
- the GUK1 gene encoding guanylate kinase isoform X1, producing the protein MLRRPLAGLAAAALGRAPSDGMSGPRPVVLSGPSGTGKSTLLKRLLQEHSGIFGFSVSHTTRDPRPGEENGRDYYFVTREVMQRDIAAGDFIEHAEFSGNLYGTSKAAVHAVQAMNRICVLDVDLQGVRNIKKTDLRPIYIFVQPPSLDILEQRLRQRNTETEESLAKRLAAARADMESSKEPGLFDLVIVNDSLDKAYWALKEALSEEIKKAQGTGHS; encoded by the exons GCATGTCAGGACCAAGGCCTGTCGTCCTGAGCGGACCGTCGGGCACTGGGAAGAGCACCCTGCTCAAGAGACTCCTGCAGGAGCACAGCGGCATCTTTGGGTTCAGCGTGTCCC ACACTACGAGGGACCCGCGGCCTGGCGAGGAGAACGGCAGAG ATTACTACTTTGTGACCAGGGAGGTGATGCAGCGGGACATTGCCGCCGGAGACTTCATCGAGCACGCTGAGTTCTCAGGAAACCTGTATGGGACCAG caAAGCGGCTGTGCACGCCGTGCAGGCCATGAACCGCATCTGCGTGCTGGACGTGGACCTCCAGGGTGTGCGCAACATCAAGAAGACCGATCTGCGGCCCATCTACATCTTTGTGCAGCCACCCTCGCTTGATAtcctg GAGCAGCGCCTGCGACAGAGGaacacagagacagaggagagtCTGGCCAAGCGGCTGGCCGCTGCCCGGGCAGACATGGAAAGCA gcaaGGAGCCCGGCCTGTTTGACCTGGTCATCGTCAACGACAGCCTGGACAAGGCCTACTGGGCTCTGAAGGAGGCACTATCCGAG GAAATCAAGAAGGCTCAAGGGACAGGCCACTCTTGA
- the GUK1 gene encoding guanylate kinase isoform X3 has protein sequence MSGPRPVVLSGPSGTGKSTLLKRLLQEHSGIFGFSVSHTTRDPRPGEENGRDYYFVTREVMQRDIAAGDFIEHAEFSGNLYGTSKAAVHAVQAMNRICVLDVDLQGVRNIKKTDLRPIYIFVQPPSLDILEQRLRQRNTETEESLAKRLAAARADMESSKEPGLFDLVIVNDSLDKAYWALKEALSEEIKKAQGTGHS, from the exons ATGTCAGGACCAAGGCCTGTCGTCCTGAGCGGACCGTCGGGCACTGGGAAGAGCACCCTGCTCAAGAGACTCCTGCAGGAGCACAGCGGCATCTTTGGGTTCAGCGTGTCCC ACACTACGAGGGACCCGCGGCCTGGCGAGGAGAACGGCAGAG ATTACTACTTTGTGACCAGGGAGGTGATGCAGCGGGACATTGCCGCCGGAGACTTCATCGAGCACGCTGAGTTCTCAGGAAACCTGTATGGGACCAG caAAGCGGCTGTGCACGCCGTGCAGGCCATGAACCGCATCTGCGTGCTGGACGTGGACCTCCAGGGTGTGCGCAACATCAAGAAGACCGATCTGCGGCCCATCTACATCTTTGTGCAGCCACCCTCGCTTGATAtcctg GAGCAGCGCCTGCGACAGAGGaacacagagacagaggagagtCTGGCCAAGCGGCTGGCCGCTGCCCGGGCAGACATGGAAAGCA gcaaGGAGCCCGGCCTGTTTGACCTGGTCATCGTCAACGACAGCCTGGACAAGGCCTACTGGGCTCTGAAGGAGGCACTATCCGAG GAAATCAAGAAGGCTCAAGGGACAGGCCACTCTTGA
- the GUK1 gene encoding guanylate kinase isoform X2 — protein MLRRPLAGLAAAALGRAPSDGMSGPRPVVLSGPSGTGKSTLLKRLLQEHSGIFGFSVSHYYFVTREVMQRDIAAGDFIEHAEFSGNLYGTSKAAVHAVQAMNRICVLDVDLQGVRNIKKTDLRPIYIFVQPPSLDILEQRLRQRNTETEESLAKRLAAARADMESSKEPGLFDLVIVNDSLDKAYWALKEALSEEIKKAQGTGHS, from the exons GCATGTCAGGACCAAGGCCTGTCGTCCTGAGCGGACCGTCGGGCACTGGGAAGAGCACCCTGCTCAAGAGACTCCTGCAGGAGCACAGCGGCATCTTTGGGTTCAGCGTGTCCC ATTACTACTTTGTGACCAGGGAGGTGATGCAGCGGGACATTGCCGCCGGAGACTTCATCGAGCACGCTGAGTTCTCAGGAAACCTGTATGGGACCAG caAAGCGGCTGTGCACGCCGTGCAGGCCATGAACCGCATCTGCGTGCTGGACGTGGACCTCCAGGGTGTGCGCAACATCAAGAAGACCGATCTGCGGCCCATCTACATCTTTGTGCAGCCACCCTCGCTTGATAtcctg GAGCAGCGCCTGCGACAGAGGaacacagagacagaggagagtCTGGCCAAGCGGCTGGCCGCTGCCCGGGCAGACATGGAAAGCA gcaaGGAGCCCGGCCTGTTTGACCTGGTCATCGTCAACGACAGCCTGGACAAGGCCTACTGGGCTCTGAAGGAGGCACTATCCGAG GAAATCAAGAAGGCTCAAGGGACAGGCCACTCTTGA